A genome region from Musa acuminata AAA Group cultivar baxijiao chromosome BXJ3-5, Cavendish_Baxijiao_AAA, whole genome shotgun sequence includes the following:
- the LOC103985512 gene encoding protein POLYCHOME-like — MNQGLGTMVDAGEGFWIRTVAFPDAVVRSRSRREQSLVFTTDDKENIPPSLVVTARRRVGRRKSPLPSWYPRTPLRDVTVVVNALERRRMRATAARVKRRNRNREMKEPDQTSLGEALSSDVSDAWYVSPIGHSLQSPSSGLVSVSTDPSTEDMRPTEFEEKLQSTIAEMERLVLRNLKMSPGPHAKMKKPTRTLLSMR, encoded by the exons ATGAATCAGGGCTTGGGAACCATGGTGGACGCGGGGGAAGGGTTCTGGATCCGGACGGTAGCTTTCCCAGACGCGGTGGTGCGATCAAGATCAAGGCGTGAGCAGAGCTTGGTGTTCACCACCGACGACAAGGAGAACATCCCCCCGTCACTGGTGGTGACAGCCCGACGCCGTGTCGGGAGAAGGAAGAGTCCTCTACCGAGTTGGTACCCTAGGACACCTCTCCGTGACGTTACGGTGGTCGTCAAT GCCTTGGAGAGGAGAAGGATGCGTGCGACTGCAGCGAGGGTCAAGCGGAGGAACAGAAACCGTGAAATGAAAGAGCCGGATCAGACATCACTCGGTGAAGCCCTCTCATCTGATGTTTCTGATGCCTGGTATGTTTCTCCAATCGGACATTCGCTCCAAAGCCCTTCCTCCGGCCTGGTCTCCGTCTCGACCGATCCATCGACAGAAGACATGAGACCTACTGAATTCGAGGAGAAACTGCAGAGCACCATTGCAGAGATGGAAAGGCTCGTGCTGAGGAACCTGAAGATGTCGCCGGGACCGCATGCGAAGATGAAGAAGCCCACACGCACTCTCCTGTCGATGCGGTGA
- the LOC103985514 gene encoding uncharacterized protein LOC103985514 codes for MKASIKLREDRPPLVRAKVAVGVLGLPFISGVTAAARELRLDLATGFRAGPSLRLSYRPNDPLNPFSLVIKTGVGALGSPSSGSPLSMAVELGLLGGSCPTFSLLLKPRLGDFSFRKSVSAVVSGTLHAVAVKVAQVSDGHGIGPPIVEFRPDNAIHPGRRFGNFPVDVSAFTPGSGGGIDGLLSGFEVSARSVLPLRNRTAVEFKWGMRVPPELRTAFDDPAAGICLTELPCLVMSKISIERLPYDRKAKEKRPAGSADATDSCASVRREVEALQAQSALLRSSVEGLRADIGSWKLAPVFSPVAWKREQRSNGKLFEGRTE; via the coding sequence ATGAAGGCTTCCATCAAGCTCCGGGAGGATCGGCCGCCCTTGGTGCGCGCCAAGGTCGCCGTCGGCGTCCTCGGCCTACCCTTCATCTCCGGCGTCACCGCCGCCGCCCGCGAGCTCCGCCTTGACCTCGCCACTGGCTTCCGCGCCGGCCCCTCCCTCCGCCTCTCCTACCGCCCTAACGACCCCCTCAACCCCTTCTCCCTTGTCATCAAGACCGGCGTCGGCGCCCTCGGCTCCCCATCCTCCGGTTCCCCCCTCTCCATGGCCGTCGAGTTGGGCCTCCTCGGTGGTTCCTGCCCCACCTTCTCCCTCCTCCTCAAGCCCCGGCTCGGAGATTTCTCTTTCCGGAAGTCCGTCTCCGCTGTCGTATCGGGCACCCTCCATGCCGTGGCTGTCAAGGTCGCGCAAGTTAGCGACGGTCACGGGATCGGGCCGCCGATCGTGGAGTTCCGCCCGGATAACGCGATCCACCCAGGGAGAAGGTTCGGTAACTTCCCCGTCGACGTCTCCGCCTTCACCCCGGGCAGCGGAGGCGGGATCGATGGGCTCCTCTCCGGGTTCGAGGTCAGCGCCAGGAGCGTCCTACCGCTTCGCAACCGCACGGCCGTCGAGTTCAAGTGGGGAATGAGAGTTCCGCCGGAGCTCCGCACGGCATTTGATGATCCAGCGGCCGGGATCTGTCTGACCGAGCTGCCGTGCCTCGTGATGAGTAAAATCTCCATCGAACGGTTGCCATACGACAGAAAGGCGAAGGAGAAGAGGCCTGCTGGAAGCGCTGACGCGACAGATTCGTGTGCGTCAGTGAGGCGCGAGGTGGAAGCGCTGCAGGCTCAGAGCGCCCTGCTTAGGAGCTCCGTTGAGGGGCTCCGGGCAGACATCGGCAGCTGGAAGCTTGCTCCGGTATTTTCACCGGTGGCGTGGAAGAGGGAACAAAGGAGTAACGGGAAGTTGTTTGAGGGCAGGACTGAATAG